The DNA sequence AAGTGGTACCTgccttattttttgtttggagAATTTGGACTGTCGCTGATACTATACCTTAAGAAGGCAGTACCGATGGTTTGTTGTTAGCAGGCCCGcctaattataattatatttaatgggACACGCGGCTAGCTAACAAAGTTTCcccatttttgttcatttcagttttttaatgtgACTAGCCAGTGAATATAAATGGCCCTAGATAAATGGTCAATTGTAAAATTACTAATGGCTGTAAATTGTTGGGCCTTGTGCATTATGAATTACCATTTGTTTCACACAATTTAAAAGGCACCTTTCCCAGGCACGCTGGTGGTGCATTGCTGAAGAGGCACACAGTGTTCACATCCCAGAATTCATGCTCTTCTGTTACGTCCGAGGGGAATATGAGCAAATTTGCATTTCACcttaatcacatttaattttagtttAGGTTACAAGCACTTCCCAGTCAGGAGATGATTTAAAGTTGCTACCGTTTAAGGCCCCTGCCAGTCTGCAATGTGCGTCTTTCTGGGGCAGCATGTCTATGGCAGTATGTTCCTCTGTATCTCTACTCGCCTTCCAGTTAATCCAAACAATAACATCACTATAGTCCTCATAAGACAATTCCTTGCACCACAAATTTGacattgaaattttttttcttctgattaatgtagtcccccccccacccccaccaatcTTTACTTTTACAgcacttcagttttttatttaaaaaaaacattttttattgggTTTAATTCATGTTTCAAATGCCAGACTAGCTAACATGGCCGGCTAGTGGATACTCAATTTAAAAGGCACCTTTCCCAGGCACACACTGTGCCAAGTGTGTAGAAGAGCAAAAGCTCTTCCTATTACTAGTGTGTATCTGGCTTATTCTTTTCTCCTGTCACTTGCCTTGACAACACAGTGAGCTATATCAACCTTAGCAACCAATGCTATACCTATTTATCCTGATTGGCCAGGTGAGAATGTCTATGTCTTTTACTGTTgatttccctctccctttcttggcactgtttcataaaaatgtgaacGTTGTATATTTGCAAGCATGCATTATGCGGCTGTCCTGTCAATTGAGAATCAATATGATTATTAgatgcatgttttattaaaatactgtCATATtggttttcattcataaaagcAGCTATGTTGACATGGACATATGTATCATTAGAACTGATAGACAATTGATAATCTATTTAGCTGGTTccacattttctcatttttataacCAATATTCTGTAGATATCCCATGGAGCTCATATAGATGTCAGTCAGAAGTGATCTCCAATAAGATCTAACATAAAATATCATACACTTGTAATATTATGTGCATTATTGTCATGACCAAAAGAATACTGTTAACACATCAGTGTCCTCTTGTATCGTGCCTCATTATAACCACATTCATGACAATAAAGAAAATGGGAACTTTGcataaaaaatagtattttcagATTTGGTAGATTTGACAGCACAAATTGTAATCCAATCACTGAAGATTTACCAAAGGagtaaaatacaaaagtaaGCATGATTGCTATCACTGTATATCGCTAACGTAGCAGATTTACTGACAAAATACTTAGTAACTAGGTACAGCTGTTCTGGTTCTGTCTTCTTTATAAACAGGTTGTATTACCATTGCAATACTGCATTTTCTTGTATTTCTTCTTTACCTACGTTTATTCATAACCCTTATATTTTAGTGCAGGTTCCCCTTGAAGTACCCACAAGTCATGAAATAATCATTATGATATTGTTCTGGTAGCCATGATGTGTTATTACTGTCACAAGTAAAATAAAGTTCATTCTCACATTGTGTTTCTCTGCACAATAAGTTGCTGCCAGAATCTTCATTTTGGCTtgatatacattttaatgagcacACAGGATGACAGTGACATATTTACAGTACTTGCATAAAAATAGATGAGTGGGGACAGAAATTATTAAGGAACAAGAGTGGCCACATAGGTCACGCATACCACACGGTACACAATTTGTCATGCAGTACATTCATATACAAATAATACTTGCATAAGTGGAATCACTGTTTAGGAGGTCAGGTGTAGCACACATGTATTGCATTGTTCTAGTAGTATAGCCCTGAAATAGTGTTTTAGAAATGCAGTATCTGATATTTGTTTCTGTATgcttttgactttttttaactttccagAGTTTAAATTACATATCAGTGATTGGACTTGCCtctattttgtttaatattgaGTTAGATATTGAATGTTTGTATGACCTTTGAAGGTATTGATTTAATTTAGAACACTAACTGTAGTATATCCCTGCCATTCATCCAGAACACCCCAGAAATAAAGGTTAGCTTTGTTccacaaaaataattcaaactaCAGTACAATGACCCACAAGGAAGAAACTGAAGTTTGGGTGCAACAAGTGCCACTACAGAATGCACCAGAAGGTTCaggtggccagcagggggcaccacAATATAACTTTGCATCATAACCTGCAGCAATGTAATACTCCTCAAGGTTTAGGTATAAATAAGGTGCAGGTTAGATTGGGTGACTGTTAGGCACCCCATATGGGTAAAAGTTAAAGGCACTAATGTCAGTATTAGGTGCGTTTATACAGCAGTGGACAGCAGCAGAGAAGTGTGCCTATGAAGAGGCATAGAAAAGTGAGTCACAGGACACCACTGAATTATTGTGCTACATATAAGACAATtctgagcatttaaaaaaaatctggtgtTTGTAATGGTAATCAAATTCCTGGATAAATATCAGGATATTTCAGGAATACATTGATTTAGTTAACCCATCTATTAAAGTCTCCCATGCTACACTGCGTTATATGCCCTCCTTAGATCTATGAATAATACCTGTGGTATCTTTATGATTCTATTAATAGGCTGTCCCAAATATCTTTCTTACACATTCTTTACTTGCCAAGATTTCAAATGTAGGAACAATTAAAAATACGGCTTACTTTTCTCATGCTGATTTTTGTTCAAGAGATTGCATAGAGGTTGTTACATTAGACTTTTGTGTTTTGCCTATCGCAAGACATTCAATAAAAGACCTTAGCACATTCATGGGCCAGTCCAGGAATCTGCCACTGCCGGCGCTGAGCTCATTACTGAGTGCTGCACAGACTGAACGGTGAAGCACGCCACACCACCTCCGTACTGGAGTTCATTCAGCGTGGCTGGGCCCCTCCTATCAGCAGGGTTCTGTGGCTGCAGAGTCTCGTGAACAAACGCTCTTGTATGTGTCTGCACATTTCTTTGTGCGCCCATTGTTGTGTCCTAAGACAGAGGATGTTGGAAAAGGGTTCGCCCAACTGGCCAGTTGTCAGACCGGTTTAATCTCACAGGATGCCTGGCTTGAATGATCGCGTTGAGCCACAACCTTCAGATTCAGAGTTCGATTCAATCTTCCAGACCAGTCTTAATTTCTGTCACTCTGTTCTGTCCATTCCTATTTTAATTCCTGAAATAAACTTGTCTGTTTGACACTGGGTATTGATTCATAAATCAGCTGAGCCCTGTTTAGTGCACACCAAGCAAAGTATTTGCAGAGAAAGTGCACAGCCCTGTAAGCCAAGCCAGAGCTCATGCATCAGCAGTTTGCATAGCCCCACTCTTGTTCTGCCCAGTTTAAAATATCCAGCATTGTAATGAATTGTGTCTGTCTCCAATTCATTGCATCATTCGGCAACTGCAATTCCTTATCTAGTACATCAGACCACATGATGCCATTTGTGAAGGACTGAGCTATCacatttgcaaatgcaaatgttatttcAGGAAAAAACAGGTTTTAAGGTAGGTTGtcaaagtaatacattttttgtttagtcATTTGACAGTAAATTTGTTTAGATTCATGTTAGATAGTCAAaatcatgaaaatgttttccatttgtgGAATGGAATTAAAATACAAGGAATACTCACTGAGTAAAATTGTTCTTTTCGACATGCCTTGAAAAAAGGTTTGTAGTTAAACACTTGCTAACCTGTTAACTGTTAACTTGAGTCATTCCACTTTGAAGGGAACAGCGTGACTGATACTCAAAATAGGATTTCCAAGTTATTATCCATTAACCTGATGTTAATggaatgcatgtctgtgtccTTAAGCCTTGAGGTAACCAACTCCCCATCCCTGAAACCCTCCCTGTGAATAAACAGTGCATGCTTGTACAAGGTTTATTGGATCAGAGTAGAGTAAATATTTACCACCAAACTTTTTGTGCGCCTTGAGCTACTGGATCTGGTTTCTTCAAGCCAGTCTGTGCTTGCAGAACATGTGTGGCTTTATTTGTGTAAATGCAGTTAGCTTCCCAATTTCTGCCTCTGGATAACAGATTCACATAGAGCAACCCCTGTGGCGAAGGGCAGCCAGCCTTCACACTCAACCACTAACACACAAGAAAGGTCTCCAACGCACCCCCTCCTCTGGCTGTACTCTCACCAGTAAAGTGATTCAGTATTGCAAACTAAATATAGCTGAATATGTATGtcagatatttaaaaagtaTGAATGTCTCAAGTGTAGGTAATAAATCAGCATTGCCATGCTAAACCACCATGGGACTCcctaaaatgcttttttattttgtactcaTTCAATGTCTTTGGTTACTTACCAGTTAAACCTGTAAAATTGATGCTAGTAATACAAAGGTCAATAAATACGTTCTTTAGAAATGAAATCTGTACCTTTAATAAAATCATGTAAATATAAGGtatggaaaacaaaaaggaaaaatacatgtaaatacacAGCATTCCTATCTATTCAGTGTAGAATTATAGCAAGTTCATCCATTGCAGTGCAAACTATTTCACCCATCTGCCCTGAGGATTATGTGCTGTCAGACATGTTCCCAGAGAGATGAGGTGGGAGGGTGACTGCTTAATTCGCCACTAATCTGACAAATTTTCCAGCTGCACAATGGATAACCTCAGTGGAAATGCTGGCAGGCAGCACTGCAAGAACCCGAACCCAGCGCCTGAAATTGTCAGGAGTCTTGGCCAATATTTCACAGTTTGTTTCAGTGCTTGTCATGGATACCTCGGAAGCTTAATCTTGAACTTTCTTTGGCTTCATGGACTTAGTaaataattagtaaaatcaATATATGAATGTTTTGTTTAGCTGTCttcataaaagaaaatgttttgcctATGTATGACCATATTTGtttatcataaaatataattaataaaattacagaaaCACTACGTAAATTAGAATTAGTATTAGTAATGGACAGTTTTGAGTCTTAGAGCCATGATAATGGATGCATTGATTGAAAATACAGGCTGAAATGCATGCAACAAACATCACTAGCCTGTGGACtggaaaaatattacaatattcaccCAACCAAAATGCATAATACCCTAAAAACTTTCCGGGGATGGTTTAACCTTTTTCATCAAATTGAAACTACTGTTATGGTAGACCTCAGATTTATGATCCACCTTCATGAGTGGGACCTTTGGGGCCCTAAATCAGTCACACCCTAAGCCCAGAGCTCCAAATTAAGCCGTGCAAGGTCAGTCATCTGGGACAGCATCATCTATCCACTTCATGTACGATAGACTCCCGTCCTCCACAGGGAAACTCAAAATCTCAGGAACGTCATATGGGTGAATAGacctaagggggggggggggggggggaacactcAGATCCTCATGCAATTAAAACGGCAGCAGCATCTTCAGACAGATGTGCAAGTGTGGATGATTAAACAAATCCGATAGACGACTTTCTCAGCTCACTGAGCAGTGTTAAATAATCTGAGAAAGCTTGTcagtagctttttttttactgtatgaaCACTTCAAATGTGCTGCTTGATAtgaggtgtgtttgtggggaATGGGGATGCTGTCACAGGGTCATCAACAACAACTCACTTCACAAAGTCTTTAAGCCTCTGGATTTTGGAAGTCCTTGTCTTTGCCATCTATGAGTGAAAGAAAGATGATTCAACTGTTTTCACTGTATTTCttgtgacaaaaaaagacagTTCTGAGGTTTCCTGGATGTGGTGACTTTTTCAGCTTACCAGCAGAATTTCTGTGGCATCCTGTATTTCACCCTTCCAGTAGTACCTATAATACAAAAGAATGAAATGGAGTCAAAATGGCCAAGACTGTCCAATTTCACCACTTGTACTGCTCTTTTGCGAGTACGCTATGACCTTTGTTTTCCCCCCAGCGGTCACTTCTAGCGACAGACTAAGCTGCTGCAAGCAGACACAATTTCCCAATCACATGGGACAAACATTAATCTGACATCTTTATTATGCAGCCCCTTCCCCTTTGCCTGCAAGTGTGCTATGCTTTGGCATACTTAGGAGATGGTTCTAGACTAACTTCCTTGCCTCCCTACAGTGAAGACAGTAGGAGAAATAAAATCATCAGAACTTCACTTGGCAGACTGTCATGCACCCATCCCTCCATTTTTGTACGTAGTTGGAAACAGCAAAATCATTACCATTCCGATAGTGGAACAAAATGGTGGTGGTTTCCAAGGAAACTGGGCGTACTCAGGAAGTTAGGTTAAGCTTCAAAGATTTCTGCCACGTTGTTggcaaaagcagcagcacaggtCTTGCCTCACTTACATGGTGTAGCTCTTGGGGAATATGTTGACACATGCAGCCAGTCTTCTCTCCATTATGGCTCTAGAGAGACAAAAAATGGGAATTGTAGCTTATCCCATATTGCTTTCTAAAACCCACTGCAGTACATTTTGTTCTCAATAGGTCACCAACATATAATGATCTCAGAGCAAATATTAAAGCATTACCTATCTTTATTATGTATGGTTTTGCCAAAATTCTTTACAGTAGCAATTTTACTTTTCCTTTGCAGAAGCAGATTTATTGGAAGAAAGTATAGATATTTGTTACATAAATTGGCTTTTACgcatattttattgtaattctGGTGGCTATTATGTCCAGTAGCAAGTTCTGCATTATTCTGTCATGTTCTGCAATATTGTGGACATGCGCATGAGAGGGGGATTGGCTCTCAGCCAGTTGTAGAAAGGAAGGTAAGAAGGAAGAACAGGAGTGCAGCTGGCTGGAATTGCTTAAAAAATGCTATACATCATAGATGGTTCCTACACACATAGCACAAAATGTATATCACATACGTCTGCGCATAGCCTTAGGCCAGAATTACACCAAGAGCAGAACGAACGCGCAGTGACACTGTGTGGTGTCCGCTTCCTTTCGACATCCATACTAGTGGATTAATACCTTTATGCTAGCCATGGTCTAGTGCAGTGATGCAGTAGTTCCCACATCAAGTCTAAAAAGGAAGTGGACTTGGTTCCCGGTGTAATTTCAGCCTTAGCATAGCAGTTGTTATTGTGCCATGCGCTCCATTTGAAACTATACAGAACATGTTTGCTTCAAAAGGAATGTAGTTTTGCGCATAAATAagctgttttaatttcatttaaatcctAAGCGTGGGGTCATGAAGCCCaaacaattttaataaaaagatCAGGAAACAACATGCGAGTGGCTCcatacagcacagtaaaatccTTGGTgataatttaactttaaaagaGTTTATAGCAGTCCATGAAGGATTAAATGTATTGTATCACAATAAAAAGGTACTCTGGCTGAGAtgattaaacatttaacattttacgGTGTTGGTAAAGGCCATAAGTGAGTGAGACATCCACCTCTCCCCTGATCAGCAGTAGCTCTCAGTGTAGCACCGTGTGGCCTGTAGTATAAATAatctgtgctgtatgtgctaATGCACAGGAGCAGCGCACATGCAGCAGCTGCACAGCTCCTCACAGTGGGTCAAGGTGCACATCCATAACTGACAAgcaatagagtgttacagtttgtagtcctaaaacctgGAAGAAAGTTCACATTTTAGAGCCATGGGTTTCCTTGTCAGATGTCCAGTGCTTTTTTCCCAtatggattttgttttctgccgaaaatatggtctgtggtgaacgtaagcctAAAAGAGTTTGATGTTTCATTCTACAggtaaattacacccattaatatctcaaccatgGATTTTGAAGCTGTTATGTGTATTTAAAGGGTAAGTTGCTAACAGGTTGCTatactgaaactacaacaacGATTGCATTCTGGCAACTGCCACTCAAGTTTCCATACTTGCACTCGACaaccgttgtagtttcaatTATTTAGATTGTTAGcatcttactttttaaaaacacataatgGTTTCAAAATTCATGGTTgggatattaatgggtgtaatttatcttgtagaacaaaacattaaaatcttAGGCATATATTAACCACAGTCCTCATTTTCGGCAGAAAGCGAAATCCCtgtgggaaaaaagcattggaaatctgccaagggaacccatggcggaagaaacgtcCAGGTTGGCCTATAAAAAGAtgtcatcactgtaacactctactGGTAATTAAAATGAGGAAAGAATAAGGTGGGAAATGGAGAGTCAAATTGGTTACAATGTACTGCATATTGTTCTGACATAATTCACATCTGTTTCTCAAGGGAAATACCGTAgaacattcacatgcacaacTGGCAAACCATATGCTGTTTGCATtctgaatgagaaaaaaatacatgtttttatggATCTAAAAGTCAAGGTTTTGCCAACATGATAAATGCACATTGCTGGTTTACGAAgccacgctgggataggctccaacaccccTTGCGACCCTGTCAAGGAATAAGTGGgcacagataatggatggatggatggatggatagatggtgACAATCTCTTTCTCACTTAATTGTGCTTTACTTCTACCCTGGTTGTGGCCATACAGTTGCAGATAACTGAACagcttttttgttcattacattCTATTCTAAACATTCTATTTGCGTCGCAAAATTGCGCACATTTCAATCGACATTAGCATATTAAAAACTGGATAAACGTACACACTCCAAACGCCGGCCGACAGcccctgtcaaaagatacttgccaccgggcctaacaacttttctgggggaaatcCTGCTACTGTGCTTTCACACAATGTGGAAATCATCTCCTCCAATGAAAATCAGAGTTACCCTCAGGGGTGGATCAAAGGCTGGTGCTTAAAATGTGCCTGACTCCAGCTTCAGAGAAGTGGGGTTGAAACGGAAGGTGGTCATTCAGCATCTCAactgggtgaaaggcaggagcagagtgaaATACCTGCTTATGTCCTTTGCAGCTTGCTCGTTGGGACAGTTGATGAGGATCACTGAGTGATGCCCTGACATGTAGCTCCCAGTTAGTGCTGAGTGTAGCTGAAAACCCAGAGTCCTTAGTGCAGGGTACATGACAAGGGTCAGCAGCATCccctgccacaaaaaaaaaaccaaacaaaggaAATGGTACTGGAGTTCAGGCATCGATCATAAacctttatttttgtgtttttgtggtggCATGAATGAGGAAGCACAGATAATGTTGCACTGAATGAGAATGCCATGACAAGCTATATGGGTGCTAGCAGCAGCctgaggaaaatgtattttaaaatggctgggtTTTAAACGGTAATGGAGTATGGATACATAAGGGTTCATTCGGGGCCAAattcaatattacattacattacgttaaatttatttagcagacattttttttatttttcattaagagCACCCTTCTAATCTACCCAGTGCGTTTACTATAAATATCCAAAAAAACAAGTTATATTGGCCTATATAGGTCAACTTTCACAGTCATACTGCaccataataatatattttgttggCATACACTTAAAACACAGGCTATGCACACAGTACCTGTACATTAAATGCAGTATGtataatttactgtacatgtgcagTATATTACTGCATTTTAAGACAATTGCTTTTTGGGATCTTACATttcatatctgtttttttttttttttcaagaaggTGATTGACACTTACAAGCCTACCTCAAAGCGCGTGTGAGTATAACTATGAGCTGCACTGTGCGTAGTAGTTGACCATTCTTATTTTAAACTTATCTTTGTCTTAAACTCCAGGCACGGGTCTACCGTTACCGTGTGATGTCTAGACGCTGTTAATGGCTATAAGGTTAAGCTGTTGTATCCGTTCTGAAATTTCTGCAGGATTTCATCAAAATGAGGATAAACGTAATACTAGGTTTTATTCATTACTGAGAAAGCTTTTACGTGGTCATAATCATGACCCCGACAAAACTGACCTGATGCAAACAGATAAAAGCACCCAGCTAGAACGTAGGCTACATCATGATAGCCCATACATAACTCACAATCCGCTTCAATTGAAACACcttgaagtaaataaaaataaccaagCCACTATGTTTTTACttagtaggctacattttctgGACACAGCGCTCCAAAATCCATTATTCAGTAGGTTTTCTGTGGAACAGAGATTGGAATTCCCGTATTCGCAATTTCATATTTAGATCGCCTCCAATCTGTCTAACAATCTCAAACGAAAGACTatagaaataaatgtgtattcACATCACGAACCTATCCTAGCTGGAAAGTTGCCCGTAATTTAAACATTGATACATTCTGATTAATTAATGCAACAATGTAGGGGCACTGTACACTGTTTTGTTAACGAACAAAGTTAATTCGCCTAAGACAGTctacgtttttatttttttatttcgcAATGCAAACATCATGCATTAGCCAGCTATATATAGCCtaatcaaaaagtaaaaataaccaGCATATTCATGACGTTATAGTCcgctattttaaaatactgataTGTATCTGTCAATACTGTAGTGATTGCCAGAGCTTTAATCGCACTATGGGCTAGCTACAATTCACTTACCAAACATATTATTAAAAATCCAGGACGGAAGAAAGACTGATTAATAGATTCCCTGTGGCATCGCTGATACAACCAGTCCATTTTCCCGTTCATCACGAATGTCATTTTCTCGATTATTCACAACTACCTAGCCTAACAGATCGTGTTCTCGTGTAGGCTACATAAGTAGGTAGTCCATTCCATTTGGCGAATAGAGCTGCAGCATGTTCCACACTATCATTTGTCACGTCTGTCGAACTTTGGCCTCTCGGTCGGTTTCGTTATCCCCTACGGAAACAACGCTACAGTACGTTGCGATATTTACAGaattaaactaaactaaacaatAAGCGGGTAGGCTACCGTGGGTGCAGTAAACAGTCAAGTCAGTTATAAGGAAGTTACACTAAACTGTGGTCAATGCGTTCTGTTGAGCTCTGACTCACTAGCCTACAGCCGGTGGGTGGATTGTCCCCATTTCTCGATAAGCAGCTTGTGAATAATAGCCTACGTTAGTGCgtgctgcatttaaaatgcagtcgTATGGTAACCATTGGACATTAAAGACATAAAAGATTAGGCCACCATTAAAACAGAGTTCAGGCAGTAATTACTTAAATTAAATGAGGCTCTGTTTATCAACatggtaaaatgtccagtgttagaGTAATTCtctaaacaaataatatttggtCCCATCGGGTAGGTTATATGTTAAATTAACGCCGtctgagttgaattaacacttcAGATGGGCGAGTTGTCGCTAAAATGGATGAGAACTTCCCGTATTATTTCTGCAGTGCGGTCTTGTGGGTTGTGGGTTCTTAATCagaactaaataaataagattaagttttaaaaagtagttGATCTGTAGTTTGCTATGAAAAGCGTCCGTTGTCCACATGATGGTTCTTTAACAGCTGCTGCATTTTCAAACTttgaaccaaaaataacaaaataccaATTAACAAGAAGCACCAAACGTGGTCTACACACGTAGGCTATTTcctcattatttacattttttataataacatGACATCTCCTCCAATACTGTTAAGTAAATGAATATGAACACACATATGTGTCCTTTTCTTCAAAGGTTATGCAGATAAACGTTGAGCTATTGCTGCTCTAAGTCAATCAGGTTGCAGGGTTTAATATGCAATGTAGCAACCGttgcaaatgaaaacacatggcaaacatgtaaaacacattCAATCACACCTCTAATGATACttttaagaaaattattttaaaaatattcttataTTGGGTAATGTACAGACGTAACCTATAACTTCCTGTGGCATGGCAGTCACTGTAGAAGTTGCTTTGATGGTACTTAAAGCGTCTGaacttttcttgctttagagtCACAAACCCCAGAATGACTAGCCTACACTGTGAAGCCAGAATATAGCCTAGTCAGAAAGTTCTATAGgca is a window from the Anguilla rostrata isolate EN2019 chromosome 14, ASM1855537v3, whole genome shotgun sequence genome containing:
- the zgc:63972 gene encoding protein CutA homolog, with amino-acid sequence MTFVMNGKMDWLYQRCHRESINQSFFRPGFLIICLGMLLTLVMYPALRTLGFQLHSALTGSYMSGHHSVILINCPNEQAAKDISRAIMERRLAACVNIFPKSYTMYYWKGEIQDATEILLMAKTRTSKIQRLKDFVKSIHPYDVPEILSFPVEDGSLSYMKWIDDAVPDD